In Patescibacteria group bacterium, the following proteins share a genomic window:
- a CDS encoding type IV pilus twitching motility protein PilT: MTEGKLSPEMSKYLEYAISKNASDIHISVGVPVTLRVDGKLFSIPEVPAVTQAKAKELISGIVSEDVLLLLKQKKEIDFSFGYKEMRFRVNIYYQKGYEAASLRLIPSKIRGFEELGMPPILEKFTEPSQGFVIITGPTGSGKSTTLAAMIDRINSEKRNHIITIEDPIEYVFEHKKSLISQREVGQDTNTFARALRSALREDPDVVLVGEMRDLETIDAALTMAETGHLVFTTLHTNSAAQTADRIVSVFPPHQQQQVRSQLASVLLGVVSQRLIPKVNGGRVMAAEIMIANSAIRSLIREGKIHQIPNVIQTSASEGMISLDKVLAELVSRGEITLEDALSWSLDPKSFKMMVY, translated from the coding sequence ATGACGGAGGGGAAATTAAGTCCGGAAATGAGCAAATATCTTGAATATGCGATATCCAAGAATGCTTCTGATATTCACATTAGCGTGGGTGTTCCGGTCACATTACGCGTAGATGGTAAATTGTTCTCGATTCCAGAAGTGCCAGCAGTCACTCAGGCAAAAGCCAAAGAGTTGATTTCGGGTATCGTATCTGAAGATGTTCTTCTTCTTTTGAAACAGAAAAAGGAGATTGATTTCTCTTTTGGTTACAAAGAAATGCGTTTTCGTGTCAATATTTACTACCAAAAGGGCTACGAAGCTGCTTCGCTTCGTTTAATTCCGAGCAAAATTAGGGGATTTGAAGAGCTGGGCATGCCGCCGATTTTAGAGAAATTTACCGAGCCAAGCCAGGGTTTTGTAATTATTACCGGACCGACTGGTTCAGGAAAATCTACCACATTGGCTGCAATGATAGACCGGATAAATTCCGAAAAACGCAATCATATCATTACGATTGAAGACCCAATTGAATATGTTTTTGAACACAAAAAATCACTCATTTCACAAAGAGAGGTCGGGCAGGATACCAATACTTTTGCTCGTGCACTGCGATCAGCCCTTCGTGAAGACCCGGATGTTGTTCTGGTGGGTGAAATGCGAGATCTGGAGACCATAGATGCGGCTCTTACGATGGCTGAGACTGGCCACTTAGTGTTTACCACACTTCATACAAATTCCGCTGCTCAAACCGCGGATCGTATTGTTTCTGTTTTTCCGCCACACCAGCAACAACAGGTAAGATCGCAATTAGCCTCAGTGCTTCTTGGGGTGGTGTCACAAAGATTGATTCCAAAAGTCAATGGTGGTCGCGTCATGGCCGCAGAGATTATGATTGCGAACTCTGCAATTCGCAGCTTGATTCGTGAAGGTAAAATTCATCAAATTCCAAATGTGATTCAGACTTCTGCGTCTGAAGGCATGATCAGCCTTGATAAAGTGTTGGCTGAATTGGTATCAAGGGGCGAAATTACGCTCGAGGATGCGCTTTCATGGTCGCTTGATCCGAAGAGCTTTAAGATGATGGTTTATTAA
- a CDS encoding type II/IV secretion system protein, with protein sequence MNTMSQTVSKNSYFLNGLDYNSITQSVLDVFVMQGLLTAPDATKLKKKYRTNRDVENFLLKNRIVSSDTINKAYSILLKIPYVSLKNFEIPHDVFGIIPKSVAEKFSVIPFGLKEGSLQLAVANPTELSLNFNKGLQKIIEDRHLNLDLYITAKSDFLEALKQYDQKGKFEDLLSTGSYPTVFLRNQDIRSEYLGKLPLSFIEQYRVVVFYKKTDNSFALAAENPDDTALHKAIKSLENANKINFQIFATSREDIDYAIEAYKKKLENKKENSVKVEVEEEKTKEKVIEKKQSSGDEIITLSSLFGSFLGKKEPVSQVTPVIRIDSEESGDEKETIVAPFGAQPGGETAAVGNITAPEDIKSPTKTESKTGDGVEDKTAGQNGEQPSDNPDLESKTDISEIATEELEKNPKTDESVEESEKNIGAYLKGDIVDVEGLKSNIKNSSAPKIVAALINFALFERASDIHIEPEQKDLRVRYRIDGILRDIIRLPLSLHPPITSRVKILSKLKIDETRVPQDGRFDVTFKNREVDVRVSSLPTVHGEKIVMRILDKDQGILSLEDLGMIGRGFDLTIEAIGKPFGIILSTGPTGSGKSTTLYAIINRISKPSVNIVTLEDPVEYEINGVNQCQVKPGIGFSFAEGLRSVLRQDPNVVMVGEIRDGETAEMATHAALTGHLVLSTLHTNDASGALPRFTNMGIEPFLITSSINIIIAQRLVRRICPKCKEEMKVPQAFIEEVKKELSAISAQNEQDKKRIPSEFKFYHGVGCSNCSQGYVGRIGIFEVLRMTDEIEALTVEKRPANEIREAALKDGMITMKQDGILKALEGLTTIDEVFRATSS encoded by the coding sequence ATGAATACAATGTCACAAACAGTTTCAAAAAACTCTTATTTTTTGAATGGATTGGATTATAATTCTATTACCCAGTCTGTTTTGGATGTGTTTGTAATGCAGGGATTACTAACCGCACCTGACGCAACCAAACTCAAGAAAAAATACCGAACCAATAGAGATGTGGAAAATTTTCTTTTGAAAAATCGTATTGTCAGTTCGGACACCATAAACAAAGCGTATAGTATTCTTTTGAAAATCCCATATGTCAGCCTAAAGAATTTTGAAATTCCACACGATGTTTTTGGTATTATACCGAAATCAGTTGCAGAAAAATTTTCTGTGATCCCATTTGGGCTTAAGGAGGGATCATTGCAGCTTGCTGTTGCCAATCCCACGGAATTGTCTCTAAATTTCAACAAGGGCCTTCAAAAAATTATCGAAGATAGGCATTTGAATTTAGATTTATATATAACCGCAAAATCAGATTTTTTGGAGGCGTTAAAACAATACGACCAAAAGGGAAAGTTTGAGGATTTATTGTCTACCGGAAGTTATCCGACGGTCTTTTTGCGAAATCAGGACATAAGGTCGGAATATCTGGGCAAGCTTCCGCTTTCATTTATTGAGCAGTATCGGGTAGTTGTTTTTTACAAAAAAACGGATAATTCATTCGCTCTGGCAGCAGAGAACCCAGATGATACTGCTTTGCACAAGGCCATCAAATCTTTGGAGAATGCTAACAAAATTAATTTTCAAATTTTTGCCACTTCTCGCGAAGATATCGACTATGCGATCGAGGCATACAAGAAAAAGCTTGAGAATAAAAAAGAAAATTCTGTCAAAGTAGAGGTGGAAGAAGAAAAAACCAAAGAAAAAGTTATTGAAAAAAAGCAATCATCTGGTGATGAAATTATTACACTTTCGAGCTTGTTTGGCTCTTTTCTTGGAAAAAAGGAGCCCGTTTCTCAGGTAACGCCAGTAATTAGAATTGACAGCGAAGAGAGTGGGGATGAAAAAGAGACAATCGTTGCCCCATTTGGGGCTCAGCCAGGCGGAGAAACAGCTGCGGTTGGCAATATTACTGCCCCGGAAGATATAAAATCACCCACAAAGACTGAATCAAAAACTGGCGATGGCGTTGAAGATAAGACTGCAGGGCAAAATGGTGAGCAGCCAAGTGATAATCCTGATCTCGAATCAAAGACTGATATCAGCGAAATTGCAACGGAAGAGCTTGAAAAAAATCCAAAAACTGATGAAAGCGTGGAAGAAAGCGAAAAAAACATCGGGGCCTATCTTAAAGGAGATATTGTTGATGTCGAGGGCCTAAAAAGCAATATCAAGAATTCTTCGGCACCCAAGATAGTTGCTGCTTTAATAAATTTCGCTTTGTTTGAGCGCGCATCTGACATTCATATTGAACCAGAACAAAAGGATCTGCGCGTCAGATATAGAATTGATGGAATTTTGAGAGATATTATCAGATTGCCGTTGTCTTTGCATCCTCCGATTACGAGCCGTGTGAAGATTTTGTCAAAACTGAAAATTGATGAAACAAGAGTTCCGCAGGATGGAAGGTTTGACGTTACATTTAAGAATCGAGAGGTGGATGTTCGAGTTTCTTCACTGCCTACGGTGCATGGCGAAAAGATTGTGATGAGAATCCTAGACAAAGATCAGGGCATTCTTTCCCTTGAAGACCTGGGGATGATCGGCCGTGGTTTTGATTTAACTATTGAGGCGATCGGAAAACCATTCGGAATTATTCTGTCCACAGGCCCCACTGGTTCTGGAAAATCCACAACTTTATACGCAATTATTAATCGAATCAGTAAACCATCGGTGAATATTGTTACCCTCGAAGATCCTGTTGAATATGAAATTAATGGAGTTAACCAGTGCCAGGTAAAACCAGGTATCGGATTTTCCTTTGCAGAAGGATTGCGCAGTGTACTGCGCCAAGACCCAAATGTGGTGATGGTTGGTGAAATTAGGGATGGGGAAACTGCTGAGATGGCAACTCACGCCGCGCTTACTGGCCACCTCGTACTTTCTACTCTTCACACGAATGATGCTTCGGGCGCTTTGCCCAGATTTACAAATATGGGAATTGAACCGTTTTTGATCACCTCTTCAATCAACATCATTATTGCACAGAGACTAGTCCGTAGAATCTGCCCAAAGTGCAAAGAGGAAATGAAAGTTCCGCAAGCGTTTATCGAAGAGGTTAAAAAAGAATTATCCGCCATATCAGCCCAAAACGAACAAGACAAAAAAAGAATTCCATCAGAATTTAAATTCTACCATGGCGTGGGATGCAGTAATTGTTCACAAGGTTATGTGGGAAGAATCGGCATATTTGAAGTTTTGCGCATGACAGATGAAATTGAGGCCCTTACTGTTGAGAAAAGGCCGGCGAACGAAATCAGAGAAGCGGCCTTAAAAGACGGGATGATTACGATGAAACAAGATGGAATACTTAAAGCACTTGAGGGTTTGACCACTATTGATGAAGTATTCCGTGCAACAAGCAGCTAA
- the pilO gene encoding type 4a pilus biogenesis protein PilO — MKQTNSKMASNSIAVILTIIVFLISWKIILPSYSNNKAEAEKLSAEVSDAKNEIASIEEAKSSLSSISDTINELLIAVPSDNDEPNLISEIEAMATKNSLAVPSIDIAPAISTTEGEGAETVTAGNLLNVSFSVSGSFENISAFTDTIEKSIKFMRIKALSMTSPEENIISASYTLEVYTRGSVSAGETQ, encoded by the coding sequence ATGAAACAAACAAACAGCAAAATGGCTTCAAATTCAATCGCAGTAATTCTTACAATTATTGTTTTCTTGATATCGTGGAAGATTATTCTTCCATCGTATTCTAACAACAAGGCTGAAGCAGAGAAATTATCGGCAGAAGTCTCGGATGCAAAAAATGAAATTGCTTCGATCGAAGAGGCAAAGAGCAGCTTATCTTCTATATCGGATACCATTAATGAGCTTTTGATCGCGGTTCCATCCGACAATGATGAGCCGAATTTAATTTCTGAAATTGAGGCAATGGCTACAAAAAATTCATTGGCTGTTCCATCCATAGACATTGCTCCTGCAATCTCCACCACAGAGGGCGAGGGGGCGGAAACTGTAACAGCAGGAAATCTATTGAATGTAAGTTTTTCAGTTTCCGGTTCTTTTGAAAACATAAGCGCATTTACCGACACGATCGAAAAAAGCATTAAATTTATGCGCATAAAGGCGCTATCAATGACTTCTCCGGAAGAAAATATCATATCGGCATCTTATACCCTGGAGGTTTATACCAGAGGAAGTGTTAGTGCGGGGGAGACACAATGA
- a CDS encoding PilN domain-containing protein has translation MPEEKPGVHDNQSGKEIVEFADRKETDFSSLIVWLSFVVAVLFLGFIWFSDASLKTTISEKQSEKKSADATLALVENQKVINDVTGLKNVISILSQVSTQQESKKKVLDNLYLHFTKDVHISTIALTSDGTASLDGATASYRTVADFMLALKSYDKVSDLQLKSVSMSTAEDAPPNEKVTFSVSFKLDTTKEVTTESSTSSSTTTSSNAETETSESTPASTSSSVTTDSSGTDSSSTYGYGDSVNTENITPEVAP, from the coding sequence ATGCCGGAAGAAAAACCGGGTGTACACGATAACCAAAGTGGTAAAGAAATAGTCGAATTTGCCGACAGAAAAGAAACGGATTTTTCGTCTCTGATTGTCTGGTTATCTTTTGTTGTAGCGGTTTTATTTTTGGGTTTTATCTGGTTTTCGGACGCATCGCTTAAGACTACAATTTCCGAAAAGCAAAGCGAAAAAAAATCCGCGGATGCAACCCTAGCTTTAGTGGAAAATCAAAAAGTTATCAATGACGTTACTGGACTTAAAAATGTAATTTCAATCCTATCTCAAGTTTCCACTCAGCAGGAAAGCAAGAAAAAGGTTCTAGATAACTTGTATTTGCATTTTACGAAGGATGTTCATATTTCAACGATCGCTCTCACTTCCGATGGAACAGCTAGCCTAGATGGCGCTACCGCATCATATCGCACCGTTGCAGATTTTATGCTTGCGCTTAAATCATACGACAAAGTTTCTGATCTTCAGCTAAAGAGCGTTTCCATGTCGACGGCAGAGGATGCGCCGCCAAACGAAAAAGTAACATTTTCTGTTTCCTTCAAGCTAGATACGACAAAGGAAGTCACAACCGAGAGCAGCACATCTTCTTCTACTACTACGTCATCAAATGCTGAAACTGAAACCAGCGAATCAACACCTGCTTCAACATCAAGCAGTGTCACAACGGATAGTTCCGGGACTGATAGCAGCTCAACCTATGGTTACGGAGATAGTGTGAACACAGAAAACATAACTCCGGAAGTAGCGCCATAA